In Janthinobacterium sp. J1-1, a single genomic region encodes these proteins:
- the rpmA gene encoding 50S ribosomal protein L27, which produces MAHKKGGGTTRNGRDSESKRLGVKVYGGQTINAGGIIIRQRGTPVRAGEGVGMGKDHTLFALIAGKVKFVVKGAGSKQFVTVVANEAVPA; this is translated from the coding sequence ATGGCACACAAAAAAGGCGGCGGCACAACGCGAAATGGCCGTGATTCAGAATCAAAACGTCTGGGCGTCAAAGTCTACGGCGGTCAAACCATCAATGCCGGCGGCATCATCATTCGTCAACGCGGCACCCCAGTGCGCGCCGGCGAAGGCGTAGGCATGGGCAAGGACCACACTCTGTTCGCGTTGATCGCTGGCAAAGTGAAGTTCGTTGTCAAAGGTGCTGGCTCGAAGCAATTCGTGACCGTTGTAGCAAACGAAGCAGTACCAGCGTAA
- the rplU gene encoding 50S ribosomal protein L21 yields MYAVIKTGGKQYKVVAGEKLKVEQIPADIGSELTIDQVLAVGAGDTIKFGAPLVEGATVLVTVVAHGRHDKVKIFKMRRRKHYQKHQGHRQNFTEIQIVSING; encoded by the coding sequence ATGTACGCGGTCATAAAAACCGGTGGCAAACAATACAAAGTTGTCGCTGGCGAAAAACTTAAAGTAGAACAGATACCGGCAGACATTGGTTCCGAACTCACCATCGATCAAGTTCTCGCAGTAGGCGCGGGCGACACCATTAAATTTGGTGCGCCATTGGTCGAAGGTGCAACGGTACTGGTTACGGTTGTGGCGCATGGTCGCCATGATAAGGTCAAAATTTTCAAGATGCGTCGTCGTAAGCACTACCAGAAGCATCAAGGCCATCGCCAGAATTTTACCGAAATCCAAATCGTTTCGATCAACGGCTAA
- the ispB gene encoding octaprenyl diphosphate synthase yields MDAVNTVIRQKLHSDVILINQIAEYIISAGGKRIRPVLILLVANAHAYRGTAHHELAAVVEFIHTATLLHDDVVDESSMRRGRQTANALFGNAASVLVGDFLHSRSFQLMVALDNMRVMQILSDATNVIAEGEVLQLLNMHDPDVTQESYLTVIRSKTAKLFEASAQLGALIAGASEADIEAAAEYGRSLGTAFQLIDDVLDYAGDAAEIGKNVGDDLREGKPTLPLIYLMENGTPEQRALVRSCIEQGDEQHFDAILAAVTSSGALDYTRTQAEIAAQRAADAIAGWPDSVYKQSMLQLCSFAVARNH; encoded by the coding sequence ATGGACGCAGTCAACACGGTGATCCGCCAAAAACTGCATTCCGATGTCATTCTGATCAACCAGATTGCCGAATACATCATCAGCGCAGGCGGAAAACGCATCCGCCCCGTGTTGATCTTGCTGGTCGCCAATGCCCATGCTTATCGCGGCACGGCGCACCATGAACTGGCGGCCGTGGTCGAATTCATCCATACCGCCACCCTGCTGCACGACGACGTGGTCGATGAATCGTCGATGCGCCGTGGCCGCCAGACGGCCAATGCGCTGTTCGGCAATGCCGCGTCGGTGCTGGTGGGCGACTTCCTGCACTCGCGCTCGTTCCAGCTGATGGTTGCACTGGACAATATGCGCGTGATGCAAATCCTGTCGGACGCCACCAACGTGATCGCCGAAGGCGAAGTGCTGCAGTTGCTCAACATGCACGATCCGGACGTCACGCAGGAAAGCTATCTGACCGTGATCCGCTCGAAGACGGCCAAGCTGTTCGAAGCCTCGGCCCAGCTGGGCGCCCTCATCGCCGGCGCCAGCGAAGCCGATATCGAAGCGGCCGCCGAATACGGCCGCTCGCTGGGCACCGCCTTCCAGCTGATCGACGACGTGCTCGACTATGCAGGCGACGCCGCCGAAATCGGCAAGAACGTGGGTGACGACTTGCGCGAAGGCAAACCGACCCTGCCGCTGATCTATCTGATGGAAAACGGCACGCCGGAACAGCGCGCGCTGGTACGCAGCTGCATCGAGCAGGGTGACGAACAGCATTTCGACGCCATCCTGGCGGCCGTCACCAGCAGTGGCGCGCTCGACTACACGCGCACGCAGGCGGAAATCGCGGCCCAGCGCGCCGCCGACGCCATCGCCGGCTGGCCCGACAGCGTGTACAAGCAATCGATGCTGCAACTGTGCTCGTTTGCCGTGGCCCGCAATCACTGA
- the arsC gene encoding arsenate reductase (glutaredoxin) (This arsenate reductase requires both glutathione and glutaredoxin to convert arsenate to arsenite, after which the efflux transporter formed by ArsA and ArsB can extrude the arsenite from the cell, providing resistance.): MSVTIYHNTACGTSRTTLQLIRDAGIEPVIIDYVKQPPARAELVDLIARAGLSVRAAMRDKGNLYDELGLADSTLSDDALFDAMQAHPILINRPFVVTDLGVRLCRPADKVREILPPA; encoded by the coding sequence ATGAGCGTCACCATCTATCACAACACCGCCTGCGGCACTTCGCGCACCACCTTGCAGCTGATCCGCGATGCGGGCATCGAACCGGTCATTATTGACTATGTAAAACAGCCACCGGCGCGCGCCGAGCTGGTCGACCTGATCGCGCGCGCCGGTTTGAGTGTGCGCGCCGCCATGCGCGACAAGGGGAACCTGTATGACGAGCTGGGACTGGCCGATAGCACGTTGAGCGACGACGCGCTGTTCGACGCCATGCAGGCCCATCCGATACTGATCAACCGTCCGTTCGTGGTGACGGACCTGGGCGTGCGCCTGTGCCGGCCAGCCGACAAGGTCAGGGAGATTTTGCCGCCAGCATGA
- a CDS encoding AsmA family protein, producing the protein MARSKPLKIFGWTLATLLALILLVIIFILTFDWNRSRPYINRKVSESTGREFVIGGDLQVKFHQGLKTEAGWRRYVPRPTITANDVRMSNPDWATAGPQMASAQRIVVSTHLLPLLDHRVVLTDLALDAPQIALQRRADGSNSWTLKDNGPSQWDVEIQRMAFAAGTIRYLDQAIALDLNAKVSSTAPDATPNDAPAGDKVEKFGIAFTLGGTYRKAPVTGGGKAGAVLSLTGDHTVYPVQANAASGKNKISVDGTLTDPRTLSGIDLQLSLAGASMADLYPLTGVLLPETPEYATKGRLLGKKDGETWNWTYEKFKGKVGQSDLAGTLQYLPRKPRPLLRGELTSQQLRLEDLGPTIGAESNAKKQARGKVANQPADKALPVEQFNTAKWDALDADVKFTGKKLVRTHDIPFNDIVAEIHMKDKVLSLTPLNFGMAGGDITSNITLDGRQKIIAAQAKVAARHLKIRELFPKLQSMQASFGEVYADAALTGHGNSVSSMLASANGELAATVSEGSVSQFILELAGLNLANAVFVKVFGDKQVQLNCLASDFAVRNGVADVRRFVLDTDNAVVNVTGNVSLANETLDLDIRPKTKGARVFSLRTPLYAQGTFKEPKVGPQKGPLALKAGAAVALATVVAPVAAILPLINVDRAPDTDCGAVMAEAKAVRKTAKSPATNAPAKKVTEAEIKKAQQEKK; encoded by the coding sequence ATGGCACGCTCAAAACCTTTGAAAATCTTCGGCTGGACCCTGGCCACCCTGCTGGCGCTGATTCTTCTTGTCATCATTTTCATCCTCACCTTCGACTGGAACCGCTCCCGTCCCTATATCAACCGCAAGGTCTCGGAAAGCACGGGCCGCGAATTTGTCATCGGCGGCGACCTGCAAGTCAAATTCCACCAGGGACTCAAAACCGAAGCCGGCTGGCGCCGCTACGTGCCGCGCCCGACCATTACCGCCAACGATGTGCGCATGAGCAATCCGGACTGGGCCACGGCCGGTCCGCAGATGGCCAGTGCGCAGCGCATCGTCGTCTCGACCCATTTGCTGCCCTTGCTCGATCACCGCGTCGTGCTGACCGACCTGGCGCTGGACGCGCCGCAGATCGCCCTGCAGCGCCGCGCCGACGGCAGCAACAGCTGGACCCTGAAAGACAATGGTCCGTCGCAATGGGACGTGGAAATCCAGCGCATGGCGTTTGCCGCCGGCACCATCCGCTACCTGGACCAGGCCATCGCCCTGGACCTGAACGCCAAGGTCAGCTCGACCGCGCCGGACGCCACGCCAAATGATGCTCCGGCAGGTGACAAGGTGGAAAAATTCGGCATCGCATTCACCCTCGGCGGCACGTACAGAAAAGCGCCGGTCACCGGTGGCGGCAAGGCCGGCGCCGTGCTGTCGCTGACGGGCGACCATACCGTGTATCCGGTACAGGCCAACGCCGCCTCCGGCAAGAACAAGATCAGCGTCGACGGCACGCTGACCGACCCGCGCACCCTGTCCGGCATCGATTTACAGCTGAGCCTGGCCGGCGCCAGCATGGCCGACCTGTATCCGCTGACAGGCGTGCTGCTGCCGGAGACACCCGAGTACGCCACCAAGGGCCGGCTGCTGGGCAAGAAGGATGGCGAGACCTGGAACTGGACCTATGAAAAATTCAAGGGCAAGGTGGGCCAGAGCGACCTGGCCGGCACCCTGCAATACCTGCCGCGCAAGCCGCGCCCGCTGCTGCGCGGCGAACTGACCTCGCAGCAGTTGCGCCTGGAAGACCTGGGCCCGACCATCGGCGCGGAAAGCAACGCCAAGAAACAGGCACGCGGCAAGGTGGCCAACCAGCCGGCCGACAAGGCCTTGCCGGTGGAACAGTTCAACACGGCCAAATGGGATGCGCTCGATGCCGACGTGAAATTCACCGGCAAGAAACTGGTGCGCACGCACGATATCCCGTTCAACGATATCGTCGCGGAAATCCACATGAAAGATAAAGTGCTGAGCCTGACGCCGCTGAACTTCGGCATGGCCGGCGGCGACATCACCTCGAATATCACGCTGGACGGCCGCCAGAAAATCATCGCCGCGCAAGCCAAGGTGGCGGCCCGCCATCTGAAGATCCGCGAACTGTTCCCGAAACTGCAATCGATGCAGGCCAGCTTTGGTGAAGTCTATGCCGACGCGGCCCTGACCGGCCACGGCAATTCAGTGTCGTCCATGCTGGCCAGCGCCAACGGCGAACTGGCGGCCACTGTCAGCGAAGGCTCGGTCAGCCAGTTCATTCTGGAACTGGCCGGCCTGAACCTGGCCAACGCCGTGTTCGTGAAAGTGTTCGGCGACAAGCAGGTGCAGCTGAACTGCCTGGCCAGCGATTTCGCCGTCAGGAACGGCGTGGCCGACGTGCGCCGCTTCGTGCTCGACACCGACAATGCGGTGGTCAACGTGACCGGCAACGTCAGCCTGGCCAACGAAACCCTGGACCTCGACATCCGTCCGAAAACCAAGGGCGCCCGCGTGTTCTCGCTGCGCACGCCGCTGTACGCGCAAGGAACGTTCAAGGAACCGAAGGTCGGCCCGCAAAAAGGCCCGCTGGCCCTGAAAGCGGGCGCCGCCGTGGCCCTGGCCACCGTGGTCGCGCCGGTCGCCGCCATCCTGCCCCTGATCAACGTCGACCGCGCCCCCGACACCGACTGCGGCGCCGTGATGGCAGAAGCGAAGGCCGTGCGCAAGACGGCAAAGTCGCCGGCCACCAATGCGCCGGCGAAAAAAGTGACGGAAGCGGAAATCAAGAAGGCGCAACAGGAGAAAAAATAA
- a CDS encoding tyrosine-type recombinase/integrase: MQWSDVDFDRNTILVRRLKNGNNTLALMSNALRAVMERRYTTRTNNFVFPMKCGDKNGLSSWLRDLVKRAGISEEGGKITNHTFRHTAATRLLRSGMDITMVQKFLGHKQISGTMVYLHSLPSEVAKQAKAVFNGS, encoded by the coding sequence TTGCAATGGTCGGACGTCGATTTCGACCGCAACACGATCTTGGTGCGTCGTCTCAAAAACGGCAACAACACACTTGCTTTGATGTCTAACGCATTGCGGGCCGTCATGGAACGTCGCTACACAACACGAACTAACAACTTCGTATTCCCGATGAAATGCGGCGACAAAAACGGCCTGTCGTCTTGGCTGAGAGATTTGGTAAAGCGTGCGGGCATATCGGAAGAAGGTGGCAAAATCACCAACCATACATTTCGGCATACAGCTGCGACTCGCCTACTCCGCTCAGGCATGGACATCACCATGGTGCAAAAATTCCTAGGCCATAAGCAAATCAGCGGCACGATGGTCTACCTGCACTCGCTACCGAGCGAAGTCGCAAAGCAAGCAAAAGCGGTATTCAACGGCAGTTAG
- a CDS encoding DEAD/DEAH box helicase family protein, with protein MKIYTINGVCGSGKSQAAINYITSNLPAGHKYIIAQPTIRLCRETANFFVERGIESHLITSEDQPGSAQKAYKRAISRAIQNDKGCVIITTHRTFLDAEIEPEKRKRFNIFFDEVPQVDSTTYLNLKHSHTSFLDNYEVTPCDDNAELMNIGIKPGHATIVDGYLAAGRQRKDLLYTNPDLIRFMETSMDRNHANYVNRAKWMRRVSQEHQLITHSILKPDAFRDWNSCRIMGANIQDSMMYQIWPTYGVNFKPDPTHEFQLKTDHNDLQNRRISIHYFCGRSWSKYTRNEGGQAALDTLNKAVNDLFGQQPSLLVANNDIDDFVLHNSTRISNICHGINEHRDKHNILFMSALNDLPAHYGFLSRWQGIDTTMLKKAKGMETMYQAIMRTSLRDQTSTAAVKIVVPDIDTANFLADMLPGAKVHAMDDICDAWGQPQKTRGRPRKARTLTSKERNSKCRERKKALKKAQADLLSKITTQYPDGANIPVTWQESVFSIKHNLTSGMTDSWDDIRDLMQTASEQRYNDKADNSLINFVRFKADSATKGKDDIEYVHGIQLDFDGGALAWIDASQLFSDIKHLTYNSFNNGKNGDVKFRIMVPFDAPVTCQHAELLWDVFKARIESDGYYVGNDANKSKGRNSGLDISKRPANSFYYAPSKAGKKELSFFDTSHWDGPLLDVAHALENWVPKQSAEYHEVAPVSNAGPALQGMLAALNKRCDYDGEAEAQKRREIRIEKAEQEWRLSQQQAGQGHSGLFIFAWSLLKAGLDKYETKQIMLQNMIYARSQAERMRELDAQIASAMKWY; from the coding sequence GTGAAGATTTACACCATTAATGGCGTCTGTGGATCTGGTAAATCGCAGGCCGCAATAAATTACATAACAAGCAACTTACCTGCTGGACACAAGTACATCATCGCGCAGCCGACTATTCGGCTATGTCGAGAAACGGCAAATTTTTTTGTTGAACGTGGAATTGAATCCCACCTAATCACCAGTGAAGATCAACCGGGGTCAGCACAAAAAGCCTATAAACGAGCCATATCACGCGCAATACAGAACGATAAGGGATGCGTGATTATCACGACCCATCGCACATTTCTTGATGCCGAGATCGAACCGGAAAAACGCAAGCGCTTCAATATTTTTTTCGACGAGGTGCCGCAGGTAGACTCGACCACGTACCTAAATCTCAAGCATTCACACACGTCGTTCCTCGACAATTACGAAGTTACTCCGTGTGATGATAATGCTGAGCTTATGAACATCGGCATCAAGCCAGGCCATGCAACCATTGTCGATGGATACTTGGCTGCGGGACGCCAACGCAAGGACTTGCTGTATACGAACCCTGACCTTATTCGGTTTATGGAGACTAGCATGGACCGTAACCACGCAAACTACGTCAATCGGGCAAAGTGGATGCGTCGTGTCTCGCAAGAACATCAGTTGATCACGCACTCGATTTTGAAACCCGATGCTTTCCGCGACTGGAATAGCTGCCGCATTATGGGAGCTAACATCCAAGACTCGATGATGTACCAAATTTGGCCGACATACGGCGTGAACTTCAAGCCAGACCCTACTCACGAATTTCAGTTGAAGACAGACCACAATGACCTGCAAAACCGTCGGATCAGCATCCACTACTTCTGTGGCCGGTCTTGGTCGAAGTACACGCGTAATGAAGGCGGCCAAGCTGCACTTGATACATTGAACAAGGCCGTCAACGACCTGTTCGGGCAGCAGCCTAGCCTGCTGGTGGCCAACAACGACATTGACGACTTTGTCCTGCACAACAGCACACGCATCAGCAACATCTGTCACGGCATTAACGAGCATCGCGACAAGCACAACATCCTGTTCATGTCTGCACTGAATGATCTGCCCGCGCATTATGGTTTTCTGTCCAGGTGGCAAGGCATCGACACGACCATGCTTAAGAAGGCCAAGGGCATGGAAACGATGTATCAGGCGATTATGCGCACATCGCTACGCGACCAGACATCGACAGCAGCAGTCAAAATTGTCGTGCCCGACATCGACACAGCGAACTTCCTGGCCGATATGTTGCCGGGGGCTAAGGTCCATGCCATGGACGATATCTGCGATGCATGGGGACAGCCGCAGAAGACTCGCGGCCGCCCCAGAAAGGCACGGACGCTTACCAGCAAGGAACGCAACAGCAAATGCAGGGAACGAAAGAAGGCTCTCAAAAAGGCTCAGGCAGACTTATTGAGCAAGATAACGACGCAGTACCCAGATGGCGCTAACATTCCCGTTACGTGGCAAGAGTCGGTCTTTTCGATCAAGCACAACCTGACCAGCGGCATGACAGACTCGTGGGATGACATTCGCGACCTGATGCAAACGGCCAGCGAACAGCGTTATAACGATAAAGCTGACAACTCGCTAATCAACTTTGTGCGCTTCAAGGCAGATTCAGCTACTAAGGGTAAGGACGATATCGAATATGTGCATGGCATACAACTGGACTTTGACGGCGGCGCATTGGCGTGGATCGATGCGTCACAACTGTTCAGCGACATCAAGCACTTGACCTACAACTCGTTCAACAACGGTAAGAACGGCGACGTCAAGTTCCGCATTATGGTCCCGTTCGACGCGCCGGTCACATGCCAGCATGCCGAGTTGCTGTGGGACGTGTTCAAGGCCCGCATAGAGTCGGACGGCTACTATGTGGGCAACGATGCCAATAAAAGCAAGGGTAGAAATTCGGGGCTGGACATTAGCAAGCGGCCAGCCAATTCGTTTTACTACGCGCCGAGCAAAGCCGGTAAAAAGGAGCTGAGCTTTTTTGACACATCGCACTGGGATGGCCCGCTGCTTGATGTCGCCCATGCGCTTGAAAACTGGGTTCCCAAGCAGTCTGCCGAGTATCACGAAGTCGCGCCAGTAAGTAATGCTGGGCCAGCTTTACAAGGCATGCTAGCGGCCCTGAACAAGCGATGCGATTATGATGGAGAAGCCGAAGCGCAGAAGCGGCGAGAAATAAGAATCGAGAAAGCTGAACAAGAATGGCGTCTATCGCAGCAGCAAGCAGGTCAAGGCCACAGTGGCTTGTTTATATTTGCGTGGAGCTTGCTGAAAGCTGGACTGGACAAGTACGAAACCAAGCAGATCATGCTCCAGAATATGATTTACGCTAGGAGTCAAGCCGAACGCATGAGAGAGCTTGATGCGCAGATCGCATCGGCTATGAAATGGTATTAA
- a CDS encoding VCBS repeat-containing protein yields MKFKHGIGLFFGTIVTLAIAACGGGAGGGPSDPVAVSPAPSAPTITLALSQSKISLGSTSTLTWSSTNATSCSASGAWVGTQTVSGTSAQTPASSGTTTYTLTCTGAGGTSYQSVALTVPIPVQKSSYENKIVAATSLGPQTIASGDAVAFADFFQDGTYSMITHTLIYNSQDPTSANKLGSIHFWKKINGVWTDNTASLLADTTGCLHPRKAIVADFNGDGAPDVFFACHGFDAQPFLGEKQHILLSQHDGTYKNNTLPIVCFCHGASAADVNGDGYPDIAVVDQFVARTPNFLINNKDGTFKQDLTRLPTSLMDRQIYSAELIDFDKSGKFDLWLAGNEPNATKFPVSPLYTQLPTIYKNDGAGSYISKTPVILPGDTQNGVALDINYINGNIYLLRTSIYDADTTYNTTAIQKISYPSLASSTIYTHSGPYQKNGNANLSGWVNWIIPYQGNIMSLNAMYDVSVPQ; encoded by the coding sequence ATGAAATTCAAGCATGGAATCGGTCTATTTTTTGGAACAATCGTTACACTGGCAATTGCCGCTTGTGGTGGTGGTGCTGGAGGAGGACCGTCTGATCCAGTGGCGGTTTCGCCTGCCCCATCTGCACCAACAATCACACTGGCCTTGAGCCAATCAAAGATCAGCCTCGGTTCGACATCGACACTGACTTGGTCATCCACGAATGCGACATCATGTAGTGCATCAGGCGCATGGGTAGGGACCCAAACTGTCTCCGGCACCTCCGCGCAGACTCCGGCCTCATCAGGTACGACAACATATACATTGACATGCACTGGCGCTGGCGGTACTTCATATCAGTCGGTAGCATTGACCGTGCCAATCCCTGTGCAAAAATCGTCCTATGAAAACAAGATTGTTGCAGCAACATCACTCGGTCCTCAAACAATAGCATCGGGCGACGCCGTCGCGTTTGCGGATTTCTTTCAAGATGGTACGTACTCCATGATCACGCATACTTTGATATACAACAGTCAAGACCCGACTTCAGCAAATAAACTTGGCAGTATTCATTTCTGGAAAAAAATAAATGGAGTCTGGACCGATAATACGGCCTCTCTTCTTGCCGACACAACTGGCTGCTTGCATCCACGAAAGGCCATTGTTGCTGACTTTAATGGCGACGGAGCGCCTGATGTGTTCTTTGCCTGTCATGGCTTCGACGCACAGCCTTTCCTTGGTGAAAAACAACATATTCTGTTAAGTCAGCACGACGGAACGTATAAAAATAACACTCTACCTATTGTTTGCTTTTGCCACGGAGCCTCTGCCGCCGATGTGAATGGTGATGGATACCCCGACATTGCGGTTGTTGATCAATTCGTTGCTCGAACTCCAAATTTCTTGATAAACAATAAGGATGGTACATTCAAGCAGGATTTGACTCGTTTGCCGACTTCACTAATGGATCGTCAGATCTATTCTGCTGAACTCATCGATTTTGATAAAAGTGGAAAATTTGATCTCTGGCTTGCTGGCAATGAACCAAACGCGACGAAATTTCCGGTTAGCCCACTCTACACACAACTTCCGACTATCTATAAAAATGATGGCGCAGGTAGCTACATATCCAAAACTCCGGTAATTCTGCCAGGTGACACGCAAAATGGAGTTGCATTGGACATAAATTATATTAATGGGAACATATATCTCTTACGCACAAGCATTTATGATGCAGACACTACTTACAATACCACCGCGATACAAAAAATCTCCTACCCGTCCTTGGCATCGAGCACAATTTACACCCATTCTGGCCCATATCAAAAAAATGGAAATGCAAATTTGAGCGGCTGGGTGAATTGGATCATTCCATACCAAGGCAATATTATGAGCCTCAATGCAATGTACGATGTGTCGGTTCCTCAGTAA
- a CDS encoding winged helix-turn-helix domain-containing protein, translating into MTTPKRPADIYMRFLQLAEALRGLPSLPSLDPLEERILAIVARAGQDEQRLSVRDMMAKDEFGSPATVHSRLKSMREKGWIMLSDTEDTRRKQIELTQAALLHFDKLSKCLIQAANGLR; encoded by the coding sequence ATGACTACCCCGAAACGACCTGCCGACATCTACATGCGTTTCTTGCAACTGGCTGAAGCGTTACGTGGTTTGCCGTCCTTGCCTTCGCTTGATCCCCTAGAAGAACGTATTCTTGCTATCGTTGCTCGTGCTGGACAGGATGAGCAGCGGCTGTCTGTCCGCGACATGATGGCCAAAGACGAATTTGGCTCACCAGCTACGGTTCACAGTCGGCTCAAGTCCATGCGTGAGAAGGGCTGGATTATGCTGTCCGACACGGAAGACACGCGCCGTAAGCAAATTGAGCTTACTCAGGCTGCGCTGCTGCACTTCGACAAGCTTTCGAAGTGCTTGATACAGGCGGCTAACGGCTTGCGCTAG
- a CDS encoding RusA family crossover junction endodeoxyribonuclease, whose amino-acid sequence MQVDIWISENAYSIQSITKWSEADRIDYKGRITSQINAELLRPENLALMNAGLLPCKDQAIELRFDWFVADTNLSPEKLMRPYIYEHLNVADLDNAAKFLIDQLQGVVIGNDRQIVRLLIEKRSIADIDMLDKRHQPTRLRQKILNNKGIDLLLLRVRTMLSAL is encoded by the coding sequence ATGCAAGTTGATATTTGGATATCTGAAAATGCTTATTCAATCCAATCGATTACAAAGTGGAGTGAAGCAGATCGTATTGACTACAAAGGACGTATCACTTCGCAGATTAACGCCGAATTGCTCAGGCCAGAAAACCTCGCGTTGATGAATGCTGGCCTCTTGCCATGCAAAGATCAAGCCATTGAATTACGATTTGATTGGTTTGTGGCTGACACGAATTTATCTCCCGAAAAATTGATGCGCCCATACATCTATGAGCACTTGAATGTTGCCGACCTCGACAACGCTGCCAAGTTCCTCATAGATCAACTACAAGGGGTAGTAATTGGGAACGATCGGCAAATTGTACGTCTTTTGATCGAAAAGCGAAGCATAGCCGACATAGACATGTTAGATAAGCGCCATCAGCCGACTAGACTTCGTCAAAAAATTCTTAACAATAAAGGAATCGATTTACTCCTGCTTCGAGTCAGAACAATGTTAAGCGCTCTCTAG
- a CDS encoding site-specific integrase: MSQAKTLTEKELKRVLAFIAIKRHAARNRAMLLMTHLAGMRVGEVAALLIGDVLSEDGRVRSEIRLLPEQTKGSRARTVFLNERLQKEVTTYLATLKRVEGDMPLFYTQKRLAFSANTLCQHFYFLYKEAGIDGASSHSGRRTFITNLASKGVGVRVLMALAGHQNITTTQRYIDVNDDMQRVAVELA; this comes from the coding sequence ATGTCACAAGCAAAAACGCTCACTGAGAAAGAGCTTAAACGTGTTCTCGCTTTCATTGCAATTAAACGGCACGCAGCAAGAAATCGCGCAATGCTGTTGATGACGCATTTAGCCGGTATGCGCGTTGGCGAAGTAGCAGCCCTGCTGATCGGTGATGTGCTCTCGGAGGATGGACGCGTTAGATCGGAAATTCGCTTGCTGCCAGAACAGACCAAAGGGAGCAGAGCGCGCACAGTCTTTTTAAACGAACGTCTGCAAAAAGAAGTTACCACCTACCTCGCTACGCTTAAGCGGGTGGAAGGGGATATGCCTCTGTTCTACACACAGAAGCGTCTGGCCTTTAGCGCCAATACTCTGTGTCAACATTTTTATTTCCTGTACAAGGAAGCAGGGATCGATGGCGCTAGCAGTCATTCAGGTCGCCGAACTTTCATCACAAATCTCGCTAGTAAGGGCGTCGGCGTACGAGTGCTGATGGCTTTGGCAGGACATCAAAATATTACGACTACGCAGCGCTACATTGATGTCAATGATGATATGCAGCGAGTTGCAGTGGAACTGGCATAG
- a CDS encoding DUF6641 family protein gives MSLLNSLKIVTAKRPAPVSPIARRRDMLIAKLNEQVAYAQAQQDGGVYAPTRSRKVTDQESGESKRLEMPKRVKPWWFTDDNGKLCLVVKYGTKPLELAKGKVAIELSAQADLIPTLETLKAAVTAGELDAHIELMSGALRKGFVKK, from the coding sequence ATGTCCCTGCTGAACAGCTTGAAAATCGTTACCGCAAAACGCCCTGCCCCTGTCTCGCCAATCGCACGTCGCCGCGATATGCTGATCGCGAAACTGAATGAACAGGTCGCTTACGCCCAAGCCCAGCAAGACGGCGGCGTGTACGCGCCAACGCGTAGTCGCAAAGTCACCGATCAGGAATCGGGAGAAAGCAAGCGCCTTGAGATGCCAAAGCGTGTCAAGCCTTGGTGGTTTACCGATGACAACGGCAAGCTGTGCCTGGTCGTCAAGTATGGCACTAAGCCGCTGGAACTGGCGAAGGGTAAAGTGGCTATCGAGCTGTCCGCGCAAGCTGACCTGATTCCGACGCTGGAAACGCTGAAAGCTGCTGTAACTGCTGGCGAGTTGGACGCCCATATCGAATTGATGAGCGGCGCGCTGCGCAAAGGCTTCGTGAAGAAGTGA